ACTTGTAGCCAGCGATGGTCATAGTGACGACATCACAATAAACGCTCAACAACCTCAAATAGAATCTACCAGGCCTAACGGAATACTATCGGCTGCGAAATTTCAGTTACCATATACACAGACGGCAATCCTATCCGAATTTCACCAACATAGGAACCTTCATTGCGACCAGGCGGCACGAGGGACGGATATGTGTCCGGCTTATTCGGGCAGGCGATGCTGTCTTCCACGAAGCTAATTTTCGAAGTCGGTAGCACGATCCCTTGCGGCACGCCATACTGACCAACAAGCTGGTTCGCATCGCATGGACCAAATACGCGCTGATCTCGAAAGAGGAGGCAGAATATTTCTTCGCGCTACTGGGCACGCCAGTGCTAAGGAATGCGCTGAAGAATTGGCTCAACGGATTGTTGCGACGTGCGAGCGGCAGGGAGCAAACGGGATGAGAGCAGGCCATGAAGTCTTTCGGCTTGGCGACTATGCGCGGCTGACAAGATCTGGGCGGCTGGGCTCGAGTTCGGGGCGGCGACCACGCCGATGACCGACGGTATCAAGCAATTGGCAATGCTCTACGAGGCTCAAGGCAATTATCCCGAGGCGGAGCCGCTATACGTACGCGCGCTGGCGATCGAGGAGACGTCTCTAGGGCCGGACCATCCCGAGGTGTTGCAGAGCCTGAGAAACTACGCTGCGCTGCTGCGGAAGATGGGGCGCACCGCCAAGGCCGTGAAGATGGAGGCCCGCGCGGCGGCGATCCGGAAGCTATAATCACGACCTAGACGCGTTTAACGCAAGTCATGGATGGGGGAAGAGGGGCGCCAGACGGACACCGGCATCAAGGTGCCAAAATGGAGGTTCATGGACTATATATTAGGGAAACTTGATTTCTGCTTTTGGCTACAAACGGCGTTCCGCATCCTTCGCTCCTATTCCAGCTTGGCCGGCGTCCCCAGCTTCCCCATCCTGGTCTGTTCGCCGATGATTGCTATGCTGGCGCCTGACGATTTCTCAGGGGAGGCCGGCATGTTCGATCTGGAATTAGGGGGACGCGTTGCCATCGTCACCGGCGGCAGCGACGGCCTGGGGCGCGCCACGGCGCGGCGCCTGGCGGCCGAGGGCTGCAAGGTGGTGATCTGCGCCCGCCGCCAGGACTACCTGCAAGCGGCGGCGGCGGCGCTGGCCGAAGAGACCGGCGGCACCGTCGTGGCCCAGGCCGCCGACGTCACCCGGCCGGCCGATATCGAGGCCCTGGTGGCGG
The Alphaproteobacteria bacterium genome window above contains:
- a CDS encoding tetratricopeptide repeat protein, encoding MTDGIKQLAMLYEAQGNYPEAEPLYVRALAIEETSLGPDHPEVLQSLRNYAALLRKMGRTAKAVKMEARAAAIRKL